In a genomic window of Littorina saxatilis isolate snail1 linkage group LG6, US_GU_Lsax_2.0, whole genome shotgun sequence:
- the LOC138968371 gene encoding uncharacterized protein, producing MSDSDRLRDRGKKRPHGEDELHDASSDVDQETEMTLLDDTSVTKTVTMPVSDFDAMKRQNERILAELTRFFETAKKPDDTSEVKRAKPSSSKRASDTDMSRKARYKSDSEEGEVTDYDDEGEQVLTQKRFKNSEDLDLDERVNRLVNLNQNTLDTSKNDDLDLKDIAQEYENEEDVGPKINTDLGEVILTMFKGKMSDEKLKEKIAKHRRPENCKIMVPRVNSEIWDIMDHSAKSKDLRAQSIQKTLLRAVCALASVTDTCLADKDAVAKSRVKDLMDAIGLVLKASSDISVDRRAQIVTAPQVNRKYRKLLSTEIPVTDKLFGDDLKNVCATIDSTSKLGQNFTQSVKGRKFFPHAKNWDSQYYPRGRGRARSAMYYPQRGRTRGYQRGRGRNFLRRSQD from the coding sequence ATGTCTGACTCTGACCGGCTTCGTGATCGGGGGAAAAAACGGCCACATGGCGAAGATGAACTTCATGATGCATCTAGTGATGTGGATCAAGAAACAGAAATGACATTACTGGACGACACGTCAGTGACAAAAACAGTGACAATGCCTGTGTCTGATTTTGATGCTATGAAACGTCAAAACGAGCGTATTTTAGCCGAATTAACCAGGTTTTTTGAAACCGCAAAGAAACCTGACGACACGTCAGAAGTGAAGAGGGCAAAACCATCAAGTTCAAAACGTGCTTCCGACACGGACATGTCACGAAAGGCTAGATATAAATCCGACTCTGAAGAGGGTGAAGTAACGGACTATGATGATGAAGGAGAGCAGGTGCTTACTCAGAAAAGATTCAAGAACAGCGAAGACTTGGATTTGGATGAAAGGGTAAATCGCCTTGTAAACCTGAATCAAAACACACTCGACACGAGTAAGAACGATGATCTCGATTTGAAAGACATTGCACAAGAGTATGAAAATGAAGAAGATGTGGGCCCAAAAATTAACACAGACCTCGGTGAGGTTATTCTCACAATGTTCAAAGGGAAAATGAGTGACgaaaagttaaaagaaaaaatcGCAAAACACAGGCGCCCGGAAAATTGCAAAATCATGGTCCCACGTGTTAACTCTGAAATCTGGGACATTATGGACCACTCTGCGAAGTCCAAGGATCTACGGGCACAGTCAATTCAGAAAACACTTCTGAGAGCTGTATGTGCACTTGCGAGTGTGACGGATACGTGTCTGGCTGATAAAGATGCTGTGGCCAAGTCTCGGGTTAAAGACCTGATGGACGCTATTGGATTGGTGTTGAAGGCCAGTAGCGATATAAGTGTGGACAGGAGAGCCCAGATTGTCACGGCTCCTCAAGTTAACAGAAAATACAGAAAACTGTTATCGACAGAAATTCCTGTCACCGACAAGCTTTTCGGGGATGACTTGAAAAATGTGTGTGCGACTATTGACTCAACGTCTAAACTTGGGCAAAATTTCACCCAGTCGGTGAAAGGAAGAAAGTTTTTTCCACATGCAAAAAACTGGGACAGCCAGTACTACCCTCGGGGGAGGGGCAGAGCCAGGAGTGCTATGTACTACCCGCAAAGAGGCAGAACACGAGGCTACCAGCGAGGCAGGGGCCGCAACTTTCTGAGAAGATCTCAAGATTAA